The genomic stretch AACAcgcagcagcagaaaacatgaagTCAGACGAGATGAAGTCGGTGCGTAAAAGTCAAACAAACACGAGGAAGAGGAAACATGGGTGGTGTGCTGCTGTGCTCATTTTATTGGGCATCCCGGCCTGATGCTCACAGGCCCAGCGTGTTGACAAGGGTTTTACAGGCAGTGAGTGGATCCGTCTGGTGCTCCGAAGCAAAAGCAGACGGCTGTTTAATCTGCTGCAGATCTTTGACCTGGGaaaacaaagctgctgctgtcGTGTCCAATGAGCTCATATTTGTAGGCTTGTGTAAACGTGCAGCAGATCACAATCAGTGTGCAGTCAGTAAATGCAGCGGGAACATGGGGGGGTGGGTCCTGGGGTCACAGCTCTGGGCTGATCCATAGCAACAGGACTGAACTCATGTCTGTGTTGCTTACAAAGGAAACAGgttttatctttattattatcaGCAGCAGAGCGAGCGTAACAGGCGCAGGAAAAGCAGAGTGCTTCTTTCAGATTAGACAGGGAGGCACTCTCCACTTTACGAGGTTTCAGCACAGTCCCTGGACAGTCCAGAGTCCTGGAGCTGACCCAGTAACACAGGTGGAGAAGCATCTGCTCAGTTAGCTGAGTAACTGTGCTGCCTCTAACAGTCCTAGAGATATTTCAGATAAGAAACAGGCTCCAATCTAACGACTTGTGTCTTGCAGGAGAGACGGAGAACCCCCTCTGATAAAAGGCTGGATCCCTTACATCGGAAAGGCTCTGGAGTTCAGAAAAGATGCCCATCAATTTCTGGAAGAGCATAAGAAGAAATATGGCGATGTTTTTACAGTACAGATAGCAGGTGGGTATTTAACCTGCGGGAGACCTCTAGGAGCCCAACACACCCCAACCTGCCGTCACTAACGTGCACACACTAACTTACTCCACCAGTGCCAACAGTAAAGGCCTTTTGGTTAATTGACTTAAACACGTCACGGGTAACGAGCTCCTGACTCAACCAACTTCATTAACTTTCACTTTTCCatcctctgttttctgttcttcagagcagtgtgtgtgtgtgtgtgtgtgtgtgtgcgtgcgtgtgtgtgtgtgtgcgtgtgtgtgtgtgtgtgatgctctGTGCACTAAGCTTcgttaaacattaaaaaaaaacgtCTCCTTTGCTGCTCATCCAGTCGGTGGCGCTCGAGGGACAGAATCAGACTCTACAAACTCAACACTTTGGTTGGGGTGACAGTCCTCAACACTGACACTCATGAACTTTCAGTTCAGAGGTCAAAGGTTGAGTTTCTTCATCcataaaaacaacaggaaataaaaccacagacaaaaacatcgtatttcaaaataaagctgcCCATGCTGACTGCTGTGTGCTCTCTGCAGGTAAATACATGACCTTCATCATGGACCCTTTGATGTATCCAAACATCATCAAACAAGGTCGGCAGCTGGACTTCCACGAGTTCTCCAACACGGTGGCTCCATTCACTTTCGGCTACCCGATCATCACCAGCAGCGAGTTCCCCGGCCTGAAGGAGGCCATCAACCGCTCcttccagctgctgcagggagAAAACCTCACAGCCCTGACAGAGAGCATGATGGGTAACCTCATGGTGGTGTTCCGTCAGGACCACCTGGGGACGAGGCCGGGGGAGAACGAGGGCTGGAGGAGTGGCAGCATGTTCAACTTCTGCTACTCAGTCATGTTCGAGGCTACCTTCCTCACCATGTACGGCAGGCCACAATCAGCCCATCGCCACAGCGGCATGGGCATGCTGAAGGAGGACTTCCTTAGGTTTGACACCATGTTCCCCCTCCTCATCGCTCAGATCCCCATCTGGCTGTTGGGCCAGACCATCACCATCCGCCAGAGGCTCATCGAATTCTTTCTGCCGCACCAGATGTCTTATTGGTCCCACACGTCGCAGTTCATCCGGACACGAGCGGAGCTGTTTGAGCAGTACGATACCCTGAGGGACGGCGATAAAGCAGGTGAACATCCTGTCTGATGTAAACAGAACCAGGTTACATCTCCAGTCAGTCCATGATAGAACACAATGAATCAAAACTAGTTTCTGTTATTACCCTCCTGAAACTTCTCAGGAGCTGGTCCACAGCCATGCGGCCAGAGTCAGCAACCTTGGCTCTGGAACACAGTAAGTTTCCATGTTCCCGTCCCCAGCCAGAGCTGGAAACAGTTTTACTTTCTCCTCATCCAGAGTCTAAATGACCATGTGATGCTGTTGAACTGCAGCTCCACTAAATCAAATGCAGTCCTGTCAGTTTCAGGCTGTTTAATACCAGCCCAGTCTGGGACAGGAGCTAACCCTGGACTGGTTCCGCTCTGGGTGCTGCTGTAGTTTTAACAGAGGACCCACATATCTCACTTACACCATTAGTCACTTTGTGTAGAAGAAGAACTTAATGCTTCCTGACAGATGATCAGGTCCTCAAACTAAAACCTCAAGTTGATCAATAACTTTCCCAAACTACAGGATTTGCTGCTGCAAATTAAAGTCTAGTCAGATTTTGGTCTTTTCCTTATGCAACTGCTGTTTCCCAGAATCGCACAGATGTTTGCCAGTTCACCACGCAACATGGTCTCAACtactttgtgtctgtttttgattTGAGGTTTGGTGAGAAACAAAAAGTTAGATTGTTCCTGCGCAGCTCAGACTGTGGGAAAGTCCTGAGGTAATAACATGTAGCTCTGATTTCCACATACATGAGGTAGATCCAGGATATGAGTAATGCAGGTTGTgtattgcatttcatttcactttagttttatttgtatagcaccaaatcgtaatacaatcatctcaaggcactttacaaaaaacccccCCAAAAATACTATGTGCAGTATTTTTCAACTTCTTTCAGCTGCGCCCCCACCACTGTCCTACACTGTCCGTTCGGGGGTGCTGTTGTTCTGCCGTGTGGCCTCAGATGAAAGAGATGGAATGTGGGGGCGTTTGTGTCTCAGCAGCCTGAACGTGTCTTTGACTTTCAGCTCATCACTTTGCCATCCTGTGGGCGTCTGTGGGGAACACGGCCCCCGCCACCTTCTGGGCCATGTACCACCTGGTGAGTCACCCTGAGGCCCTGGAGGTTGTCCGGCAGGAGATCCAGAATGTTCTGATACTCGGAGGCGACAATTTCAGGAGCGACACAGACGTGACGTTCAGCAGAGACCAGCTGGACAAACTCCCCTATCTGGGTACGAGCTCAGAACTACAAATCTGCCAACTCTACAACACCCACACAGCAAATATCAACAATTTGTACCATGTGTGTACGTCTCCCTGCACAGAGAGCGCCATCAACGAGAGTCTCCGCCTGTCCTCGGCCTCCACCAACATCCGGGTGGCCCAGGAGGACTTCAGTCTGCGGCTGCACGCAGAGGGCTCGGTGGCCGTCAGGAAGGGCGACATCATCGCTCTGTACCCTCAGAGTATGCACCTGGACCCGGAGATCTACGAGGAGCCGCAGGTAGGACCACACCTGAGGACTCATTTATCACAGTGAATCCTGTAAATGACATTTACTCTCAAATTAAATTTAGACTTTGACATTCAGGAGATATTAAATAACTGAGCGGTTTCTATTTTCACAGAATAAAAGTTGATGGGTTCTTGTTTTAATgggtaaaaaataaattagctaAATAACATGATGTCTGTCTTTAATTGATATCCTCTGTATTTGTCACCAAATACCTTAATAACACAGATTTGTTCCAAATTAAGAGGCTTTAGTGACTCAAGTTTTCACATTAAAGGACGACCGAAGGATCTTTGGCTGATTTGGATTCAGGTGTTTTCAGGAGAAATGAAGGGTTTATCAGTGTCGGgggtttgttttgtattgattCGTATTTAAATATGGGACTGAGGTTGTTGGGTGGGTTTTGCTGAAGATGCTGCCCTTCATGTGGATTATCGGTGCCCTCTGCTGGGTGGATGCTCAGCTGCAGTTCGGGTTGGGGATCAGGGAGCTCTTCAACAAACCATCACCGTTGTTCTTTGTGTATCCTCAGACCTTCCGATTTGACCGCTTCATGCAGGACGGCAAAGAGAAGACCGACTTCTACAAAGGTGGTCAGAGGCTCAGGTATTACCTGATGCCATTTGGCTCCGGCTCCACCATGTGTCCTGGACGATACTTCGCCATCAACGAGATCAAGCAGTTCCTGTGTCTCCTGCTGCTCTACTTTGACCTGGAGCTGGAGGAAGGCCAGACCAGAGCCACCGTGGACAACAGCAGAGCTGGACTGGGAGTCCTGCTTCCTGCCACGGACATACGCTTTCGCTACAGACTGAGAAACGTTTAACCAGGACTGTGAGTGGACTCGACACACAGTAGGTGGGGTCATTATCTCAAAGCACTtcacatagaaacccaacaaatcccttatgaactTTCCGGTTCTGGTTCCCTCTCAGAGCTCTCACATTGCAGCTTTGGACCGCCGCTGTCCAAACAGGTCTCTGGACTTGACTGGGCCTGTTGTGACCTGACCCATCTTGGCTCAAGCAGACTTTAGTTCAGTATGTTTGGTTTCAGGACAAGGTAACAAAGACTGTGGAGGATTTATCAGTGTTTCCTGCCACAGCATATGGACCAACAGACCAGAACAAAACGCCGTACATGTCTCTCTCTAATGTGTTCGGCTTAATGCGGCAACACTTCCACTTTGATTTACTGTGCGACATtaatctgtccatctgtccatcacTTGCTGTGTGTCGAGTCCTTTGTGCTGTCGTCGGATCACACTAAGTTGTAATTACTTTATGAAATGAGTACCGACACGACCCATGAGCAAACTGAGCACGTATCACTCCTGCTACTAAAGGACCAGTCCAGCTTTTCTGTAAATCCTCTTGTCTGTTTAATCTCCTGTACAGTGTCAACATTTTTGTACACGTCTATTCAAAATCCTGTAAATGATACAAGAAAGTAAACGTCACTAAGACTGGAAGCAGATGGAAACAGGAAAATCCACCTTCCAGCAGCTCCAATGTGATTCACCAACAGGTGTCAGCTGTAAAAAGACGATAccaatgttttttatttcacagtttgaGCCTTTTGCTGTGAACCTCAGCCTCGTTAACAAACTCAGCTTCTTTCCACTAATGTGAATGTGTCAGTGAACGACGCTGAGAAACTGATGAGCTGCTGGTTGGTTGTGTTTATCTTTGGTTTATTTCTATAACTGTGCCAGCACAGGAAGTAGACgcctttgttgtgttgttttgttttagattaAAAATATATTCCCTCATCAGCTCATAATGACCAAACTGCTTTTTGTTAAACTGACATTAAATAAATAccgtgaaaataaaaaaactgaattgtCATTGAAAGCTTCCTGTCAGGTGTGTGAAGGGGGAGGAGCTGGAATGACGTCAATGAGAAACACCTGCGGTGAGTTACAGTGTCACCTGGTGTCGGTGTGATCAGAGGTGGAACCAAACACTTTCTGTGGGAAAATGGcgactttattttattttattgaccGTCTGAAATTTTCCTGTGATGTAGAGAGAAACCGCTTTGTCGCCGCCGCCATGTTGGTACGGGGCAACTGCAGCAGCTAATGGCTATGGACATTAATGAACGTAAGAACTGGACTCTACCGGCAGTAACCACAGGTGGGTTGTACTGCAGTTTGTACTTCTGTCCACTTCtgaggtatctgtactttacctgagtatttccatgttgtactacttcatccttggacttcactacatgtcagagtcaaaccttggactttttcctgctctacatttatctgataactttagttccttttcaggatcagatggatccaacaaaatacagactgatcatcaaacattattgatccctggggggaaattcccaagatacccagcagtatggaaagtacttcaaattagaagtatataatgtagttaacgtcagctacccagcagtatggaaagtacttcaaattagaagtatataatgtagttaacgtcagctacccagcagtatggaaagtacttcaaattagaagtatataatgTAGTTACACGTATCAGCTACCAAGCGTCTGGAAGGACTACTTCAATTAGACGTTATATACCATGTAGTTCCCGTTCCGCTCCCCCGCAGTCTGGCCCGTCCATTCCATTCGCCgtgtataaggtagttaacgtccgctacccagcggtatataaagtacttcaaattagaagtgtataaggtagttaacgtcagctacccagcggtatataaagtacttcaaattagaagtgtataaggtagttaacgtcagctacccagcggtatataaagtacttcaaattagaagtgtataaggtagttaacgtcagctaccagcggtatataaagtacttcaaattagaagtatataaggtagttaacgtcagctacccagcggtatataaagtacttcaaattagaagtacataaggtagttaacgtcagctacccagcggtatataaagtacttcaaattagaagtacataaggtagttaacgtcagctacccagcggtatataaagtatttcaaattagaagtacataaggtagttaacgtcagctacccagcggtatataaagtatttcaattagaagtacataaggtagttaacgtcagctacccagcggtatataaagtatttcaaattagaagtacataaggtagttaacgtcagctacccagcggtatataaagtatttcaaattagaagtacataaggtagttaacgtcagctacccagcggtatataaagtatttcaaattagaagtacataaggtagttaacgtcagctacccagcggtatataaagtatttcaaattagaagtacataaggtagttaacgtcagctacccagcggtatataaagtatttcaaattagaagtacataaggtagttaacgtcagctacccagcggtatataaagtatttcaaattagaagtacataaggtagttaacgtcagctacccagcggtatataaagtacttcaaattagaagtgtataaggtagttaacgtcagctacccagcggtatataaagtatttcaaattagaagtatataaggtagttaacgtcagctacccagcggaacataaagtacttcaaattagaagtatataaggtagttaacgtcggctacccagcggtatataaagtacttcaaatgttgagtctgaaatatattttacctGCCAGGTGGAAGTACACTGTGTGTACTGAGTATTTATACATGCAGTCGTAGAAGAGAGATGAGTTTTATCACAGTGAGGACGGGGGTGTCGGCCTTTGGACCCTGGGCAGTTTGTGGAGAAGGTCAGAAGCTTTTATCGTTTAAAGCTGATCAATAATGACCTTGTTCCTGCCACAGTTGGGACCTGGAGCCTTCGTGAGCGGACGGGGACAAAGCTGTAACCAGTAAATagggtcagtgtttttttatttgtaaagcaaaGGACATAATTCACACAGGAGAAACTACAGATCCACCTGAACTGGCAGAAATGTTGGAATAAAACCACTGAATGATGTTTAACTTCTTTACTGTGGCAAATAAGTTTTCACCAAATGAGCCTGAACAGGTTCCAGTGCTTGTGGAAAGGTGCTGGGCCAGTATGATCAGAGTCGCATCAAAATATGTGCAGATAACACATGTATGTATTTAG from Mastacembelus armatus chromosome 17, fMasArm1.2, whole genome shotgun sequence encodes the following:
- the cyp7b1 gene encoding cytochrome P450 7B1 isoform X2; translated protein: MSPLLLLLLGLLSVLLCVLRRRNRRDGEPPLIKGWIPYIGKALEFRKDAHQFLEEHKKKYGDVFTVQIAGKYMTFIMDPLMYPNIIKQGRQLDFHEFSNTVAPFTFGYPIITSSEFPGLKEAINRSFQLLQGENLTALTESMMGNLMVVFRQDHLGTRPGENEGWRSGSMFNFCYSVMFEATFLTMYGRPQSAHRHSGMGMLKEDFLRFDTMFPLLIAQIPIWLLGQTITIRQRLIEFFLPHQMSYWSHTSQFIRTRAELFEQYDTLRDGDKAAHHFAILWASVGNTAPATFWAMYHLVSHPEALEVVRQEIQNVLILGGDNFRSDTDVTFSRDQLDKLPYLESAINESLRLSSASTNIRVAQEDFSLRLHAEGSVAVRKGDIIALYPQSMHLDPEIYEEPQTFRFDRFMQDGKEKTDFYKGGQRLRYYLMPFGSGSTMCPGRYFAINEIKQFLCLLLLYFDLELEEGQTRATVDNSRAGLGVLLPATDIRFRYRLRNV
- the cyp7b1 gene encoding cytochrome P450 7B1 isoform X1 translates to MSPLLLLLLGLLSVLLCVLRRRNRRDGEPPLIKGWIPYIGKALEFRKDAHQFLEEHKKKYGDVFTVQIAGKYMTFIMDPLMYPNIIKQGRQLDFHEFSNTVAPFTFGYPIITSSEFPGLKEAINRSFQLLQGENLTALTESMMGNLMVVFRQDHLGTRPGENEGWRSGSMFNFCYSVMFEATFLTMYGRPQSAHRHSGMGMLKEDFLRFDTMFPLLIAQIPIWLLGQTITIRQRLIEFFLPHQMSYWSHTSQFIRTRAELFEQYDTLRDGDKAAHHFAILWASVGNTAPATFWAMYHLVSHPEALEVVRQEIQNVLILGGDNFRSDTDVTFSRDQLDKLPYLGTSSELQICQLYNTHTANINNLYHVCTSPCTESAINESLRLSSASTNIRVAQEDFSLRLHAEGSVAVRKGDIIALYPQSMHLDPEIYEEPQTFRFDRFMQDGKEKTDFYKGGQRLRYYLMPFGSGSTMCPGRYFAINEIKQFLCLLLLYFDLELEEGQTRATVDNSRAGLGVLLPATDIRFRYRLRNV
- the cyp7b1 gene encoding cytochrome P450 7B1 isoform X3, with translation MNFQFRGKYMTFIMDPLMYPNIIKQGRQLDFHEFSNTVAPFTFGYPIITSSEFPGLKEAINRSFQLLQGENLTALTESMMGNLMVVFRQDHLGTRPGENEGWRSGSMFNFCYSVMFEATFLTMYGRPQSAHRHSGMGMLKEDFLRFDTMFPLLIAQIPIWLLGQTITIRQRLIEFFLPHQMSYWSHTSQFIRTRAELFEQYDTLRDGDKAAHHFAILWASVGNTAPATFWAMYHLVSHPEALEVVRQEIQNVLILGGDNFRSDTDVTFSRDQLDKLPYLESAINESLRLSSASTNIRVAQEDFSLRLHAEGSVAVRKGDIIALYPQSMHLDPEIYEEPQTFRFDRFMQDGKEKTDFYKGGQRLRYYLMPFGSGSTMCPGRYFAINEIKQFLCLLLLYFDLELEEGQTRATVDNSRAGLGVLLPATDIRFRYRLRNV
- the cyp7b1 gene encoding cytochrome P450 7B1 isoform X4 — its product is MTFIMDPLMYPNIIKQGRQLDFHEFSNTVAPFTFGYPIITSSEFPGLKEAINRSFQLLQGENLTALTESMMGNLMVVFRQDHLGTRPGENEGWRSGSMFNFCYSVMFEATFLTMYGRPQSAHRHSGMGMLKEDFLRFDTMFPLLIAQIPIWLLGQTITIRQRLIEFFLPHQMSYWSHTSQFIRTRAELFEQYDTLRDGDKAAHHFAILWASVGNTAPATFWAMYHLVSHPEALEVVRQEIQNVLILGGDNFRSDTDVTFSRDQLDKLPYLESAINESLRLSSASTNIRVAQEDFSLRLHAEGSVAVRKGDIIALYPQSMHLDPEIYEEPQTFRFDRFMQDGKEKTDFYKGGQRLRYYLMPFGSGSTMCPGRYFAINEIKQFLCLLLLYFDLELEEGQTRATVDNSRAGLGVLLPATDIRFRYRLRNV